Proteins from a genomic interval of Youhaiella tibetensis:
- a CDS encoding beta-N-acetylhexosaminidase, translating into MPSFSLVTTWTPATDGEPLGYGIELTNTGSEPVSGFQLGFSGPARIDPHATLENGKLLKRLSNHTLIAPPDGYVLEPGQTWTATARGLSYGLRHWSDGANSGYVVLADGTTVVTGTAPTKGKGHNAPLLKGAAKFPVPAKAAVPVSIIPWPKSVATTGARIAPPGFDLKPQGEAANRAAAAFAGLVDDLFPVEALVRPASEAGMPVSILEKAGMGPEAYEVTFADNSATVSASTRQGMFYGLVTLGHILRGARQYPQTFIFPTGGTISDEPAFEFRGSHLDVARQFYTGAEVMRLIKLMAWNKMNKFHWHLTEDEAWRLEIDAYPQLTEIAAWRGHGKALPPLLGSGPQPTGGYYSKDVVRQVVALADSLGIAVIPEIDMPGHFYAALQALPELRDPSETGEYQSVQGFPNNSLNPAHEPVYKFVGTVVDEVLELFPANIFHLGADEVPLAAWSGSPLALDMLEKLAGPAMRAKHEKQFNQLGNHHGADEIEGSPTAALQSEFIKRVHKYIASKGAITGGWEEAAHGDAVAKDKSYVIGWRNVEINRALAARGFDIVVSPGQRYYLDMANGISWAEPGAGWAGWSGPQETYEFEAREGWSADELKHLKGIQSCIWSESMTDRAIFDRLVFPRLSAIAEAGWTTPERKSWNRFKDIVGLMPIMYGNWAAE; encoded by the coding sequence ATGCCCAGCTTTTCCCTGGTCACCACCTGGACACCTGCCACGGACGGCGAGCCGCTCGGCTACGGCATCGAGCTGACCAACACCGGTAGTGAGCCGGTCAGCGGCTTCCAGCTCGGCTTTTCCGGCCCCGCGCGCATCGATCCGCACGCCACGCTCGAAAACGGCAAGCTGCTCAAGCGCCTCTCCAACCACACCCTGATCGCCCCGCCCGACGGCTACGTGCTCGAACCCGGCCAGACCTGGACGGCGACGGCGCGCGGCCTCTCCTACGGCCTGCGCCATTGGAGCGACGGCGCCAACTCGGGCTATGTGGTCCTGGCGGACGGCACGACGGTGGTCACCGGCACGGCGCCCACCAAGGGCAAGGGCCACAACGCGCCGCTGCTCAAGGGCGCCGCCAAGTTCCCGGTGCCGGCCAAGGCCGCCGTACCGGTCTCGATCATTCCCTGGCCGAAATCGGTTGCCACCACCGGCGCGCGCATCGCGCCTCCGGGCTTTGACCTCAAGCCCCAGGGCGAGGCCGCCAATCGTGCCGCCGCCGCCTTTGCAGGCCTCGTGGACGACCTCTTTCCCGTCGAGGCACTGGTGCGTCCGGCCTCGGAGGCCGGCATGCCCGTAAGCATCCTCGAGAAGGCAGGCATGGGGCCCGAGGCCTACGAGGTCACCTTCGCCGACAATAGTGCGACGGTCTCGGCCTCGACGCGGCAGGGCATGTTCTACGGCCTCGTCACGCTCGGACATATCCTGCGCGGCGCCCGGCAGTATCCGCAGACCTTCATCTTCCCGACGGGCGGCACCATCTCGGACGAACCGGCCTTCGAGTTCCGCGGCAGTCATCTGGACGTGGCGCGCCAGTTCTACACCGGCGCCGAAGTCATGCGGCTGATCAAGCTCATGGCCTGGAACAAGATGAACAAGTTCCACTGGCACCTGACTGAGGACGAGGCCTGGCGCCTAGAGATCGATGCCTATCCCCAGCTCACCGAAATCGCCGCCTGGCGCGGCCACGGCAAGGCGCTGCCGCCGCTGCTGGGCTCCGGCCCGCAGCCGACGGGCGGCTACTACAGCAAAGACGTGGTGCGCCAGGTCGTGGCGCTGGCCGACAGTCTGGGCATCGCAGTGATCCCCGAGATCGACATGCCGGGCCATTTCTACGCCGCGCTCCAGGCGCTGCCCGAACTGCGCGACCCCAGCGAGACCGGCGAATACCAGTCGGTGCAGGGCTTCCCCAACAACAGCCTCAACCCTGCCCACGAGCCGGTCTACAAGTTCGTCGGGACGGTCGTGGACGAGGTTCTGGAGCTCTTCCCGGCCAACATCTTCCACTTGGGCGCCGACGAAGTGCCGCTGGCGGCCTGGTCCGGCTCGCCCCTGGCGCTCGACATGCTCGAAAAGCTGGCCGGCCCGGCCATGCGCGCCAAGCACGAAAAGCAGTTCAACCAGCTCGGCAACCATCACGGCGCCGACGAGATCGAGGGCTCGCCCACTGCGGCGCTGCAATCGGAATTCATCAAGCGGGTGCACAAGTACATCGCCAGCAAGGGCGCCATCACCGGCGGCTGGGAAGAGGCGGCGCACGGGGACGCGGTGGCCAAGGACAAGTCCTACGTCATCGGTTGGCGCAACGTTGAGATCAACCGGGCGCTGGCCGCGCGCGGCTTCGACATCGTGGTCTCGCCGGGCCAGCGCTACTATCTCGACATGGCCAATGGCATTTCGTGGGCCGAGCCGGGCGCTGGCTGGGCCGGCTGGTCGGGCCCGCAGGAGACCTATGAGTTCGAGGCCCGCGAGGGTTGGAGCGCCGACGAACTCAAGCATCTCAAGGGCATCCAGAGCTGCATCTGGTCCGAATCCATGACCGACCGCGCCATCTTCGACCGCCTGGTCTTCCCGCGCCTGTCCGCTATCGCAGAAGCCGGCTGGACGACGCCCGAGCGCAAAAGCTGGAACCGGTTCAAGGACATCGTGGGCCTGATGCCGATCATGTACGGGAACTGGGCGGCAGAGTAA
- a CDS encoding type II toxin-antitoxin system RelE/ParE family toxin, protein MARILVQEAASHRIDEIYRYTRETWGPEQADRYIVGLFEAFEGIETYRTRSNPIPAEFGVEGFFFRYEKHIVYWRHLTSGDIGIVTVLHERMHQIERFRTDFRY, encoded by the coding sequence ATGGCTCGCATCCTCGTTCAGGAGGCGGCTTCCCATCGGATCGATGAGATTTATCGCTATACCCGCGAGACGTGGGGTCCTGAGCAGGCTGATCGCTACATCGTTGGGCTCTTCGAAGCGTTTGAAGGGATCGAGACCTACCGAACGCGCTCCAATCCCATTCCAGCCGAGTTCGGCGTGGAGGGGTTCTTCTTCAGATACGAAAAGCACATCGTCTATTGGCGGCACCTGACCAGCGGCGACATCGGCATCGTCACCGTCCTCCACGAGCGCATGCACCAGATCGAGCGCTTCAGGACAGATTTCCGATACTAG
- a CDS encoding type II toxin-antitoxin system ParD family antitoxin: protein MPRTTTMTVRLSGALSEFVSSNVSETGSYENVSEYIRDLIRRDKERVEQETFERLKAELTLAFAAPETAYTPLTAAEIIARNKA, encoded by the coding sequence ATGCCACGCACTACAACCATGACCGTTCGGCTCAGCGGCGCCCTGAGCGAGTTCGTTTCCAGCAATGTGAGCGAAACCGGCTCGTACGAAAATGTCAGCGAGTACATCCGCGACCTGATCCGACGCGACAAGGAGCGGGTCGAGCAGGAGACATTCGAGCGGCTCAAGGCCGAACTGACGCTGGCATTTGCTGCGCCGGAAACTGCCTACACGCCACTGACCGCCGCCGAGATCATCGCGCGAAACAAGGCGTAG
- a CDS encoding M81 family metallopeptidase, whose translation MRVFTAALATETNTFSPISIDRKAFEASLYAPPGQHPETPTLCSAPITVGRRVTRELGWELIEGTAAWADPAGLINRQTYEGLRDEILDQLKAAMPVDGVVLGLHGAMVAQGYDDPEGDFLGRVRDIVGPDVLICAELDPHSHFTARRAAAGNFFVVFKEFPHIDFVDRAEDLWRIAVDQLTGKASPVMSVFDCRMIDVFPTSQDPMRSFVDRLYALEKSDPEILSISIIHGFMAGDVPEMGTKVIVITDGNKAKGDALAEKLGMELFSMRGTFMVKQLDEKEAVAKALAAPKGPVVLADVWDNPGGGTAGDATVILAELIKHNAQGVAVGTIWDPIAVQICFAAGEGAEIALRFGAKSAPFTGEPIDKLVKVVRLVRNAEMRFGESFAPFGDAAVIAFDGFQVILNSTRAQSFDPSLFSAMGIDPTQQKILLIKSTNHFYDSFSRIASEIIYCSAGKPYPNTPATTPYRKARKDIWPKVENPFAG comes from the coding sequence GTGCGTGTCTTCACCGCAGCCTTGGCGACCGAAACCAATACCTTCTCTCCCATCTCGATCGATCGCAAAGCCTTCGAAGCGTCGCTTTATGCCCCTCCGGGCCAGCATCCGGAAACGCCCACGCTCTGCTCGGCCCCCATCACCGTCGGCCGCCGCGTCACGCGCGAGCTGGGTTGGGAGCTGATCGAAGGCACCGCTGCCTGGGCCGACCCTGCCGGCCTCATCAACCGCCAGACCTATGAGGGCCTGCGCGACGAAATTCTCGATCAGCTCAAGGCCGCTATGCCGGTCGATGGTGTGGTGCTCGGTCTTCACGGCGCCATGGTCGCGCAGGGCTACGACGATCCGGAAGGCGATTTCCTCGGCCGCGTGCGCGATATCGTGGGACCCGACGTCCTCATCTGCGCCGAGCTCGATCCGCACAGCCACTTCACCGCCAGGCGCGCCGCCGCCGGTAATTTCTTCGTGGTCTTCAAGGAATTCCCGCACATCGATTTCGTCGATCGCGCCGAGGACCTCTGGCGCATCGCCGTTGACCAGCTGACCGGCAAGGCCAGTCCCGTCATGTCGGTCTTCGATTGCCGGATGATCGACGTGTTCCCGACCTCGCAGGACCCGATGCGCTCGTTCGTCGATCGCCTCTACGCCCTCGAGAAGAGCGACCCGGAAATCCTCTCCATTTCCATCATCCACGGCTTCATGGCCGGCGACGTTCCGGAGATGGGCACCAAGGTCATCGTCATCACCGACGGCAACAAGGCCAAGGGCGACGCGCTGGCCGAAAAGCTCGGCATGGAACTGTTCTCCATGCGCGGCACCTTCATGGTCAAGCAGCTGGATGAAAAGGAAGCCGTCGCCAAGGCACTGGCCGCCCCGAAGGGCCCGGTGGTTCTCGCCGACGTCTGGGACAATCCGGGTGGCGGCACCGCGGGCGATGCCACCGTCATTCTTGCCGAACTCATCAAGCACAACGCCCAGGGCGTTGCCGTCGGCACCATCTGGGATCCAATCGCCGTGCAGATCTGCTTCGCCGCCGGGGAAGGCGCCGAGATCGCACTGCGCTTCGGTGCCAAGTCCGCTCCCTTCACAGGCGAGCCGATCGACAAGCTGGTCAAGGTCGTGCGTCTCGTGCGCAACGCCGAGATGCGTTTCGGCGAAAGCTTCGCCCCCTTCGGGGACGCTGCCGTCATCGCCTTCGACGGTTTCCAGGTCATCCTCAACTCGACCCGCGCCCAGAGCTTCGACCCGAGCCTCTTTTCGGCCATGGGCATCGACCCGACGCAGCAGAAGATCCTGCTGATCAAGTCGACCAACCATTTCTACGACTCCTTCTCCAGGATCGCGTCCGAGATCATCTACTGCTCGGCCGGCAAGCCCTACCCCAATACCCCGGCCACCACGCCCTACCGCAAGGCGCGCAAGGACATCTGGCCCAAGGTGGAAAACCCGTTCGCGGGGTAA
- a CDS encoding lysine-2,3-aminomutase-like protein translates to MNRPIRTPQELAQAGYIGAGEVDDVARVAERYAIAISPAVAAMIDPTDPDDPIARQFVPSAAELVTTALERDDPIGDLTHSPVEGIVHRYPDRVLLKAVHVCPVYCRFCFRREMVGPQGLGTLTPEALDKAIAYIAAHEEIWEVILTGGDPLVLSPRRLGEMMQKLAQIEHLKIVRFHTRVPAVEPERIDDALISALNACGKTVYVALHANHPRELNAATRAACARLIDAGIAMISQTVLLKGINNDPDVLAELMRGFVEMRIRPYYLHHPDLAPGTSHFRVSIEEGQKLVAGLRGRISGLCQPVYILDIPGGHGKAEIRPSSIEPRGDGCFTVRDFRGGEHRYPPEG, encoded by the coding sequence GTGAACCGCCCCATCCGCACGCCGCAGGAACTGGCTCAGGCCGGCTACATCGGCGCCGGCGAAGTCGATGACGTCGCGCGCGTCGCCGAACGCTATGCCATCGCCATCTCTCCGGCCGTCGCGGCAATGATCGACCCGACCGATCCGGACGACCCCATCGCCCGCCAGTTCGTGCCCAGCGCTGCCGAGCTGGTGACGACCGCGCTCGAGCGCGACGACCCGATCGGCGATCTCACCCACAGCCCAGTCGAAGGCATCGTCCACCGCTACCCGGACCGCGTGCTGCTCAAGGCGGTGCATGTCTGCCCGGTCTATTGCCGCTTCTGCTTCCGGCGCGAAATGGTTGGCCCGCAGGGCCTCGGCACCCTCACGCCCGAGGCGCTGGACAAGGCCATCGCCTATATCGCCGCGCACGAGGAAATCTGGGAAGTCATCCTGACCGGCGGCGACCCGCTCGTCCTCTCCCCGCGCCGCCTGGGCGAGATGATGCAAAAGCTGGCGCAGATCGAGCACCTCAAGATCGTCCGCTTCCATACCCGCGTACCCGCCGTCGAGCCCGAGAGGATCGACGACGCCCTCATCAGCGCGCTCAACGCCTGCGGCAAGACCGTCTATGTGGCGCTCCACGCCAACCACCCGCGCGAACTCAACGCGGCCACCCGTGCCGCCTGCGCCCGGCTCATCGATGCCGGCATTGCCATGATCAGCCAGACGGTTCTGCTCAAGGGCATCAACAACGATCCCGACGTCCTGGCCGAACTGATGCGCGGTTTCGTCGAAATGCGCATCCGCCCCTACTACCTGCACCATCCAGACCTGGCGCCGGGCACCAGTCATTTCCGCGTTTCTATCGAGGAAGGCCAGAAGCTGGTCGCCGGCCTGCGTGGCCGCATCTCGGGCCTCTGCCAGCCGGTCTACATCCTCGATATCCCCGGCGGGCACGGCAAGGCCGAAATTCGCCCGTCCAGCATCGAGCCGCGCGGCGACGGCTGCTTTACCGTGCGCGACTTCCGGGGCGGGGAGCATCGCTATCCGCCCGAGGGATAG
- the epmA gene encoding EF-P lysine aminoacylase EpmA, with amino-acid sequence MHEDRRPILLARNRIEAAIRAYFAAHEFILVDPPGLQRSPGNETHLHAFATSAIGNDGLGETLYLHTSPEFSMKKLLAAGERRIASIGHVWRNRERGALHHPEFTMLEWYRANEPYDAVIADCIEMLRIAARETGAARLRYRDREADPFAEPERLSVVDAFSRHAGIDLFGTMNGEGETDAEALAAQMRARGLAVPAEFTWSYLFSRILVEKVEPNLGLGRITVLDRYPAAEAALARRAADDRRVSERFELYACGVELANGFGELTDANEQRRRFMLEMAEKERLYDERYPLDEDLLAALPLMPDTSGVALGFDRLVMLATGAARIDQVLWVPVAERLP; translated from the coding sequence GTGCATGAGGACCGCCGGCCGATCCTCTTGGCGCGCAACCGGATCGAAGCGGCCATCCGTGCCTATTTCGCCGCCCACGAGTTCATCCTGGTCGATCCGCCGGGCCTGCAGCGCTCACCGGGCAACGAAACGCACCTTCATGCCTTCGCCACCAGTGCCATCGGCAATGACGGACTGGGCGAGACGCTCTACCTCCACACCTCGCCCGAATTCTCGATGAAGAAGCTGCTGGCTGCCGGCGAGCGGCGCATCGCCAGCATTGGCCATGTCTGGCGCAACCGCGAGCGCGGCGCGCTGCACCATCCCGAGTTCACCATGCTCGAATGGTATCGCGCCAACGAGCCCTATGATGCCGTCATCGCCGATTGCATCGAGATGCTGCGCATCGCCGCTCGCGAAACTGGCGCGGCCAGACTGCGCTATCGCGACCGCGAAGCCGATCCCTTCGCAGAGCCCGAGCGCCTGAGCGTCGTCGATGCCTTCTCCCGCCATGCCGGCATCGACCTTTTCGGCACCATGAATGGCGAAGGCGAAACCGACGCCGAGGCCCTTGCCGCGCAGATGCGCGCGCGCGGCCTTGCCGTGCCCGCCGAATTCACCTGGTCCTACCTCTTCAGCCGCATCCTGGTCGAGAAGGTCGAGCCCAATCTCGGCCTTGGCCGCATCACCGTGCTCGACCGCTACCCCGCCGCCGAGGCCGCCCTCGCCCGCCGGGCCGCCGACGACCGCCGGGTGTCCGAGCGCTTCGAGCTCTATGCGTGCGGCGTCGAACTCGCCAACGGCTTCGGCGAGCTCACCGACGCCAACGAGCAGCGCCGCCGCTTCATGCTGGAAATGGCCGAGAAGGAGCGCCTTTACGACGAGCGCTACCCGCTCGACGAGGACCTGCTCGCCGCCCTGCCCCTGATGCCCGACACCAGCGGCGTCGCTCTCGGCTTCGACCGGCTCGTGATGCTGGCCACCGGGGCTGCCCGCATCGATCAGGTGCTCTGGGTCCCCGTCGCGGAGCGCCTGCCGTGA
- the efp gene encoding elongation factor P — protein MVKVIASSLRKGNVVEEDGKLYVILFAENVHPGKGNSVTNVDMRRISDGVKVTQRWRTVEMVEKADVDERAYQYLYEDAEGYHFMEPETYEQLTVTKDVVGDQAAYLSDGMQVFLQTFEGVAIAIELPQRVSLEIVETEPVVKGQTAASSFKPAILSNGVKTMVPPHIGTGTRVVVMTADGSYVERAKD, from the coding sequence ATGGTCAAGGTCATCGCGTCCTCGCTCCGCAAAGGCAACGTCGTCGAAGAGGATGGCAAGCTCTACGTCATCCTGTTTGCCGAAAACGTCCATCCGGGCAAGGGCAATTCCGTGACCAACGTCGACATGCGCCGCATCTCGGACGGCGTGAAGGTCACCCAGCGCTGGCGCACGGTCGAAATGGTCGAGAAGGCCGATGTCGACGAGCGCGCCTACCAGTATCTCTATGAAGATGCGGAAGGCTACCACTTCATGGAGCCGGAAACCTACGAGCAGCTCACCGTCACCAAGGACGTCGTGGGCGACCAGGCCGCTTATCTCTCGGACGGCATGCAGGTGTTCCTGCAGACCTTCGAGGGCGTCGCCATCGCCATCGAGCTGCCTCAGCGCGTCTCGCTCGAGATCGTCGAGACCGAGCCTGTGGTGAAGGGCCAGACGGCCGCTTCCTCGTTCAAGCCGGCGATCCTCTCGAACGGCGTCAAGACCATGGTCCCGCCCCATATCGGCACCGGCACCCGCGTGGTCGTGATGACCGCCGACGGCTCCTATGTCGAGCGCGCCAAGGACTGA
- a CDS encoding VOC family protein, whose protein sequence is MTSGIHHITLLTRKVQANVDFYAGFLGLRLVKRTGGYEDAEQLHLFYGDSEGSPGSLLTFFAWEDGSPGRVGLEQVGEIALAVPPSSIGFWLTRALHYNVRHQGPSAEFGEPVLRLTDPDGIVVKLVGAAIEGGAPPWSAHGIDEANAVRRIRGATLFTDVPDQTSAFLTTYFGYRHLANAGAIERLVSQSGDVIDVRDATGFWPGAPGTGVADHVAFRTPDRDQLEVVERALRARNSSIVNVHDRKYYYSMYVRAPGNILFELATDGPGLTVDETLETLGSRLMIPPERQANAEAIKVMLPQFSMPDEDRIRYADLPFVHRFHTPPDPDGSTIVLLHGSAGSEADLMPMAARIAPRATLVGVRGRATEEGIARWFRRDGPLGFDQDDIRSEARAFEAFVEGMLEAYGIDPARTTFLGYSNGANFLLAAMQFHPGLVRSAIALRPATVLAEKTDADLSGSRVLVVLGRDDALFHHQGDEVFADLTRLGADTALAEVPLGHELGDADIEVAGRWLAQD, encoded by the coding sequence ATGACCTCAGGCATCCATCACATCACGCTGCTCACCCGTAAGGTGCAGGCCAATGTCGACTTCTACGCCGGCTTCCTCGGCCTGCGGCTGGTCAAGCGCACCGGCGGCTACGAGGATGCCGAGCAATTGCACCTCTTCTACGGCGACAGCGAAGGCTCTCCCGGCTCGCTCCTGACCTTTTTCGCCTGGGAAGATGGCTCGCCCGGCCGGGTTGGGCTGGAACAGGTCGGCGAGATCGCCCTGGCGGTGCCGCCCTCGAGCATCGGCTTCTGGCTGACGCGGGCGCTCCACTACAACGTCAGGCATCAGGGCCCCTCCGCCGAATTCGGCGAACCCGTGCTGCGCCTGACCGATCCGGATGGCATCGTGGTCAAGCTCGTGGGCGCCGCGATCGAAGGCGGGGCGCCGCCCTGGAGCGCGCATGGCATAGACGAGGCTAATGCCGTCCGCCGGATACGCGGCGCTACTCTCTTTACCGATGTGCCCGACCAGACGAGCGCCTTCCTCACCACCTATTTCGGCTACCGGCACCTCGCCAATGCCGGTGCGATCGAGCGCCTCGTCTCGCAGAGCGGCGACGTTATCGACGTGCGCGACGCCACCGGCTTCTGGCCCGGGGCACCCGGCACGGGCGTGGCCGACCATGTGGCCTTCCGCACGCCGGACCGCGATCAGCTCGAAGTGGTCGAACGCGCGCTGCGCGCCCGCAATTCGAGCATCGTGAACGTCCACGACCGCAAGTACTATTATTCGATGTACGTGCGCGCGCCGGGCAACATCCTGTTCGAACTGGCCACGGACGGCCCTGGCCTGACCGTCGACGAGACGCTGGAGACGCTCGGCTCGCGCCTCATGATCCCGCCTGAGCGGCAGGCTAATGCGGAAGCGATCAAGGTGATGTTGCCGCAGTTCTCGATGCCGGACGAGGACCGCATCCGTTACGCCGACCTGCCCTTCGTGCATCGGTTCCACACGCCGCCCGACCCCGATGGCTCGACCATCGTGCTGCTGCACGGCAGCGCCGGCAGCGAAGCGGACCTGATGCCGATGGCGGCAAGGATCGCGCCGCGCGCCACGCTTGTGGGCGTGCGCGGCCGGGCGACCGAGGAGGGGATTGCGCGCTGGTTCCGGCGCGATGGGCCGCTCGGGTTCGACCAGGATGATATCCGCTCGGAGGCCCGGGCCTTCGAGGCCTTCGTGGAAGGCATGCTGGAGGCCTATGGCATCGATCCGGCGCGGACCACGTTCCTGGGCTATTCCAACGGCGCCAACTTCCTGCTGGCCGCCATGCAGTTCCACCCCGGCCTCGTGCGCAGCGCCATCGCCCTGCGGCCCGCCACGGTGCTTGCCGAAAAGACCGATGCCGACCTTTCCGGCAGCCGCGTGCTCGTCGTACTCGGACGCGACGACGCCCTTTTCCACCATCAGGGCGACGAGGTCTTCGCCGACCTCACACGGCTCGGAGCCGACACCGCCCTGGCCGAAGTCCCGCTCGGCCACGAACTGGGCGACGCCGACATCGAAGTCGCCGGCCGCTGGCTCGCACAGGACTAG